A genome region from Pseudomonas anguilliseptica includes the following:
- a CDS encoding DUF3164 family protein has product MANTNQTPVPAGYVRNGAGHLVPEHQVREHDKLRDQVALELSGMALSINTLLVDFKKKALADIDDLIAISHERYGVTIGGKKGNASITTYDGRFKVERQMAERLTFTEEILAAKELIDRCIRKWSEGADQHLRVLVDRAFRANKQGQIKTGDVLSLLRIEIDDPDWKLAMEALKDSIQVNGTAIYIRVYQRVGDTERYDPINLNIAAV; this is encoded by the coding sequence ATGGCTAACACCAACCAAACGCCGGTACCGGCCGGCTATGTGCGTAACGGTGCCGGGCACTTGGTGCCGGAGCACCAGGTGCGTGAGCACGACAAACTGCGTGACCAGGTTGCACTGGAACTCTCGGGAATGGCCCTGAGCATCAATACGCTGCTGGTCGATTTCAAGAAGAAAGCCTTGGCCGATATCGACGATCTGATCGCTATCTCGCATGAGCGCTACGGCGTGACCATCGGTGGCAAGAAGGGCAATGCATCGATCACCACCTATGACGGTCGCTTTAAGGTCGAACGGCAGATGGCCGAGCGCCTGACCTTCACCGAGGAGATCCTCGCTGCCAAGGAGCTGATCGACCGCTGCATCCGCAAATGGAGCGAGGGTGCCGATCAGCATCTGCGGGTGCTGGTTGATCGTGCATTCCGTGCCAACAAACAGGGCCAGATCAAAACCGGCGACGTGCTCAGCCTGCTGCGTATCGAGATCGACGATCCCGACTGGAAGCTCGCTATGGAGGCCCTGAAGGACTCCATCCAGGTCAACGGTACCGCCATCTACATCCGCGTCTACCAACGTGTCGGGGACACCGAACGTTACGACCCCATCAACCTCAACATCGCGGCGGTGTGA
- a CDS encoding ExeA family protein, translated as MQMMKLKRVMWRLGVSQREMAEAIEKADGQCISQSTMAQLVNHDLWPKTMERTALERKITSLLFSRGANDDDIKDLFVMEEADAAQVLAGRTASAALNNANSKESDYMLLRKNTLTRQAKEHFRLPCDPFTDEMQSEEDVFLSDDIRYVRQAIRQTAKHGGMLAVVGESGSGKSTLRQDLAEWVITNHEPITLIEPYVLGSSDDNVKGKTLKSLDITAAIIRCIDPSVKPRRSFEDRSRQMHELLLASAQAGRKHVIIIEEAHDLPIVTLKHLKRFYELQAGFKKLLSIILIGQTELGDKLSEYNPAVREVVQRCELVRLKPLDNHIEAYLKHKFARASVDSDAIFEPSAFEEIRNRLRMSQSGGRGAAREVKTVSLCYPLAVNNLVSGAMNLALKLHETKVTGELVVASLRSDEV; from the coding sequence ATGCAGATGATGAAGTTGAAGCGCGTTATGTGGCGCCTCGGGGTCTCCCAGCGGGAGATGGCCGAGGCCATTGAGAAGGCAGATGGCCAATGCATCAGCCAATCAACCATGGCCCAACTGGTCAATCACGACCTGTGGCCAAAAACCATGGAGAGAACAGCTCTGGAGCGAAAGATCACTTCGCTGCTGTTCTCACGCGGAGCAAATGACGACGACATCAAGGATCTGTTCGTCATGGAAGAAGCCGATGCGGCACAAGTCTTGGCGGGCCGCACCGCATCGGCAGCACTCAACAATGCCAACAGCAAAGAGAGCGACTACATGCTACTACGAAAAAACACGCTGACCCGTCAGGCCAAGGAACACTTCCGACTGCCTTGCGACCCGTTCACGGACGAGATGCAGAGCGAGGAGGATGTATTCCTCTCTGACGATATTCGCTACGTGCGCCAGGCCATCCGCCAAACGGCCAAGCATGGCGGCATGCTCGCGGTGGTTGGCGAGTCCGGCTCGGGCAAAAGTACCCTGCGCCAGGATCTGGCCGAGTGGGTGATCACCAACCACGAACCGATCACCCTGATCGAGCCCTACGTGCTGGGCAGCTCAGACGACAACGTCAAGGGAAAGACGCTCAAGTCCCTGGATATCACTGCCGCGATCATTCGCTGCATCGACCCGAGCGTAAAGCCGAGGCGCTCCTTTGAAGACCGTTCGCGGCAGATGCACGAACTGTTGCTGGCCAGCGCCCAGGCCGGACGCAAGCACGTGATCATTATTGAAGAAGCCCACGACCTACCCATCGTCACGCTGAAACACCTCAAACGCTTCTACGAACTGCAGGCCGGTTTCAAGAAACTGCTGTCGATCATCTTGATCGGCCAGACCGAGCTGGGCGACAAGCTGAGCGAGTACAACCCTGCAGTGCGCGAGGTGGTGCAGCGCTGCGAGCTGGTACGCCTCAAGCCGCTCGACAACCACATCGAGGCGTACCTCAAACACAAGTTTGCCCGCGCCTCGGTGGACTCTGACGCGATCTTCGAGCCATCGGCCTTTGAGGAAATCCGCAATCGCCTGCGCATGAGCCAGAGCGGTGGGCGCGGTGCTGCGCGCGAGGTGAAGACCGTGTCGCTGTGCTACCCGCTGGCGGTGAACAACCTGGTCTCCGGCGCAATGAACCTGGCGCTGAAACTCCATGAAACCAAGGTTACCGGCGAGCTGGTCGTGGCCTCCCTGCGCTCAGATGAGGTGTGA
- a CDS encoding DDE-type integrase/transposase/recombinase, translating into MALTPDIRDYLGDLARKLDATGHGERGALMAAAQEFLDWSPATIYRQLKAACGWTAGRKTRSDKGTTSVADDALQMLGAAQREGVRENGKQTLFTPTARSILEQNGINLGVSNGQLNRLIRARSLDVGSQRNVSLVQALRALYPNYLHQVDPSLCLVYYLKGKQHIMRDSEFYKNKLDNYAKVKLKVWRYVMYDRASGALVVWYCEAAGENQHSLFDFLMYAWGKTEGKLLHGVPLFMLWDKGSANTSSAIKNLLKHLEVEPLVHEAGNARAKGGVEGGNNIVETQFESRLRFEPVDDIAHLNAAAHAWAEAYNANLIAGQDTRLRRAGLAEPVARYDLWQLIRAEQLRLLPSVEVCRALMTSREVERTVGADMCISFKHVDAERSMQYDLRGLDGITVKSKVSVRALVYGDCAIQIEAPRYDGEMLTYRVEPIRGYDQFGQRLDAAVPGQEYKSLPETAIEKAAKVMDELAYPDQNAKQARSKQVTPFGGSLDAHSHLKQIEHPAYLQRQGTTIETPEHLRTDAPKLSAMQAMLRIAEAIGRNLTAQENTWLRNTFKEGVPEDQVSALIEQFTRPAAVAPATNTGGLRAV; encoded by the coding sequence ATGGCATTGACGCCTGATATTCGGGACTACCTCGGTGACCTCGCGCGCAAGCTGGATGCCACCGGGCATGGTGAGCGCGGCGCACTTATGGCTGCCGCCCAGGAGTTCCTCGACTGGTCGCCTGCGACCATCTACCGCCAGCTCAAGGCCGCGTGCGGCTGGACGGCTGGTCGCAAGACCCGCTCGGACAAAGGCACCACCAGCGTGGCTGACGATGCCCTGCAGATGCTCGGTGCCGCTCAGCGTGAAGGTGTGCGGGAGAACGGCAAACAAACGCTGTTCACACCCACGGCCCGTAGCATTCTGGAGCAGAACGGCATCAACCTGGGCGTCAGCAATGGTCAGCTTAACCGCTTGATCCGCGCCCGCAGCCTGGACGTAGGCTCGCAGCGTAACGTCAGCCTGGTGCAAGCGCTACGCGCCCTGTACCCGAACTACCTGCACCAGGTCGACCCCTCGCTGTGCCTGGTGTACTACCTCAAGGGCAAGCAACACATCATGCGTGACAGCGAGTTCTACAAGAACAAGCTGGACAACTACGCCAAGGTGAAGCTGAAGGTCTGGCGTTACGTGATGTACGACCGCGCCAGCGGCGCGCTGGTGGTGTGGTACTGCGAAGCGGCGGGCGAAAACCAGCACAGCCTGTTCGACTTTCTGATGTACGCCTGGGGCAAGACCGAGGGGAAACTGCTGCACGGCGTACCGCTGTTCATGTTGTGGGACAAAGGCTCGGCGAACACCAGCAGCGCGATCAAGAACCTGCTCAAGCATCTGGAAGTTGAACCACTCGTACACGAAGCCGGTAACGCTCGCGCCAAGGGTGGCGTCGAGGGCGGCAACAACATCGTCGAAACCCAGTTCGAGAGCCGCCTGCGCTTCGAGCCGGTTGACGATATCGCCCACCTGAATGCCGCTGCCCACGCCTGGGCTGAGGCGTACAACGCCAACCTGATTGCCGGCCAGGACACTCGCCTGCGCCGCGCCGGCCTGGCCGAGCCGGTTGCGCGTTATGACCTCTGGCAACTGATCCGCGCCGAGCAGCTGCGTCTGCTGCCCAGCGTTGAGGTATGCCGCGCCCTGATGACCAGCCGCGAAGTCGAGCGGACTGTCGGCGCTGATATGTGCATCAGCTTCAAGCACGTCGATGCCGAGCGTTCGATGCAGTACGACCTGCGCGGCCTCGATGGCATCACCGTCAAGTCCAAGGTCAGTGTGCGTGCCCTGGTGTATGGCGACTGCGCCATTCAGATCGAAGCACCGCGCTATGACGGCGAGATGCTGACCTACCGCGTCGAGCCGATCCGTGGTTACGACCAGTTTGGCCAGCGCCTGGATGCGGCGGTACCGGGCCAGGAATACAAGTCCCTGCCAGAAACCGCCATCGAGAAAGCAGCCAAGGTTATGGACGAACTGGCCTACCCGGACCAGAACGCCAAGCAGGCGCGCTCGAAGCAGGTCACCCCGTTCGGCGGCTCGCTGGATGCGCACAGTCACCTCAAGCAGATCGAGCACCCGGCTTACCTGCAGCGCCAGGGCACCACCATCGAAACGCCAGAACACCTGCGTACCGATGCGCCAAAGCTCTCGGCCATGCAGGCGATGCTGCGTATCGCCGAAGCCATCGGTCGCAACCTCACCGCCCAGGAGAACACCTGGCTACGTAACACCTTTAAGGAAGGCGTGCCTGAAGACCAGGTCAGCGCCTTGATCGAACAGTTCACTCGGCCGGCAGCGGTTGCCCCGGCCACTAACACTGGGGGCCTGCGGGCCGTATAG
- a CDS encoding DNA-binding protein, translating to MELRTPDQARAELKAKGISITQWAIANKFSPNLVFEVLGGRKKCVRGQAHEIAIKLGLKNGEICKDPATALESRFVA from the coding sequence ATGGAGCTACGTACCCCCGATCAAGCCCGCGCCGAGCTGAAGGCTAAGGGCATCTCGATTACCCAATGGGCAATCGCCAACAAGTTCTCGCCCAACCTCGTTTTCGAGGTGCTGGGTGGCCGCAAAAAGTGCGTCCGTGGCCAGGCTCACGAGATCGCCATCAAGCTCGGCCTCAAGAACGGCGAGATCTGCAAAGACCCAGCTACCGCGCTTGAAAGCCGCTTTGTTGCTTGA
- a CDS encoding helix-turn-helix domain-containing protein has protein sequence MQEERKRLKLKQIEVAAKCGVSREVWGRYERGIAVPGGEVLYAFANLGADAQYILTGERRCQQKCPDIPTDEQLLLDSYRGLSATKKKQLLASLLTGDVAKKPAKSGGGVVVTGSGNKTAGRDYHE, from the coding sequence ATGCAGGAAGAACGCAAGCGCTTAAAGCTCAAGCAGATAGAAGTCGCTGCTAAATGTGGTGTTTCCAGGGAGGTTTGGGGCCGCTACGAGAGGGGCATTGCTGTGCCTGGCGGTGAGGTTCTGTACGCCTTTGCGAATCTTGGGGCAGACGCTCAATACATCCTCACGGGCGAGCGGCGGTGCCAGCAGAAGTGCCCGGATATACCGACAGATGAGCAATTGCTGCTCGACAGCTATCGCGGGCTCAGTGCAACCAAGAAAAAGCAGCTACTCGCATCCCTGCTGACAGGTGATGTAGCGAAGAAACCAGCTAAGAGTGGCGGTGGCGTTGTGGTCACAGGCTCGGGAAATAAGACAGCAGGTAGGGACTATCACGAGTAA
- a CDS encoding IS30 family transposase, protein MSYSELSVEERATIQIGHAQGFSLRKIAHLINRSPSTISRELRRNREVCGRYSARAAQQQMRARRQVCRPKRKLLPGSERFELVTHMLRERLSPEQIAGKLRSMNIPSLRDAYVCRETIYTAIYALPVGELRKELIICLRQSKTTRRPRSGGVDRRGQLPELVSIHVRPPEIEDRLMPGHWEGDLIKGKANASSVGTLVERTSGYLMLIKMNDATATSAMEGFSAALNRMPLAMRKSMTYDQGREMARHAEITQRTGIAIYFCDPHSPWQRGSNENINGLIRQYLPKGTDLSGHSQEQLDAIALQLNMRPRKRFDFKCPIEVMSEVMQEAMAMRHDAPASIQ, encoded by the coding sequence ATGTCTTATTCCGAACTCAGCGTTGAAGAGCGCGCCACTATTCAAATCGGTCATGCCCAAGGCTTTAGCCTGCGCAAGATTGCCCACCTGATCAACCGATCCCCCTCGACTATCAGTCGCGAGTTGCGCCGTAATCGAGAGGTCTGCGGTCGTTACTCGGCCCGTGCGGCGCAGCAGCAGATGAGAGCCCGGCGCCAAGTCTGCCGGCCCAAGCGAAAGCTGCTGCCCGGTAGTGAACGCTTCGAGTTGGTGACCCATATGCTGCGTGAGCGTTTGTCTCCCGAGCAGATTGCCGGCAAGCTGCGCAGCATGAACATACCCAGCCTCAGAGATGCCTACGTCTGTCGCGAGACGATCTATACCGCGATCTATGCCTTGCCGGTCGGCGAGCTGCGCAAGGAGCTGATTATCTGCCTGCGCCAAAGCAAGACGACGCGCAGGCCGCGCTCTGGCGGCGTGGATCGACGTGGCCAGCTCCCGGAGCTGGTCAGTATTCACGTGCGCCCGCCGGAGATTGAAGACCGCCTGATGCCGGGCCACTGGGAGGGCGACCTTATCAAGGGCAAGGCCAACGCCTCGTCGGTCGGCACCTTGGTAGAACGCACCAGTGGCTACCTGATGCTGATCAAGATGAACGATGCGACGGCGACCTCGGCGATGGAAGGTTTCAGCGCCGCACTCAATCGTATGCCGCTGGCGATGCGTAAGAGCATGACCTACGACCAGGGCCGGGAGATGGCGCGGCACGCCGAGATCACCCAGAGAACCGGCATAGCGATCTACTTCTGCGACCCACACAGCCCCTGGCAGCGCGGCAGCAACGAAAACATCAACGGCCTCATTCGCCAGTACCTGCCCAAGGGCACAGACTTGTCGGGACACAGCCAAGAACAGTTGGATGCCATTGCACTGCAACTGAATATGCGGCCGCGTAAGCGCTTCGACTTCAAGTGCCCGATCGAAGTCATGAGCGAAGTAATGCAAGAAGCCATGGCTATGCGGCATGATGCGCCAGCGTCAATTCAATAA
- a CDS encoding structural protein, whose protein sequence is MRPETPRGIRNYNPGNIDRVAGVRWQGQATDQSADPRFVVFNGPRWGVRAIARVLITYQDKRRAKDGSRIDTVREFIERWAPAVENDTSAYAKAVASALGIGPDDERVDVYRYETMRTLVLAIIRHENGPGPLPGGAWYGESIIVDGLALAGIVPGVQHGKAVAA, encoded by the coding sequence ATGCGACCTGAAACCCCTCGCGGTATCCGCAATTACAACCCTGGCAATATCGACCGTGTGGCAGGTGTGCGCTGGCAGGGCCAGGCGACTGACCAGAGTGCCGATCCACGCTTCGTCGTGTTCAACGGCCCACGCTGGGGTGTCCGTGCTATCGCGCGGGTTCTGATCACTTACCAAGATAAGCGCCGTGCAAAAGATGGCAGCCGCATCGACACCGTGCGTGAGTTCATCGAGCGCTGGGCTCCAGCCGTGGAAAACGACACCAGCGCCTATGCCAAGGCGGTAGCCAGCGCACTGGGCATTGGCCCAGACGATGAGCGTGTGGACGTTTACCGCTACGAAACCATGCGCACACTGGTGCTGGCCATCATCCGCCACGAAAACGGCCCCGGCCCACTGCCGGGCGGTGCTTGGTATGGCGAGTCAATCATCGTTGATGGCCTGGCCTTGGCCGGCATCGTGCCTGGTGTGCAGCACGGCAAAGCGGTGGCGGCATGA
- a CDS encoding lysis protein: MLERLSTPLPSGFTLALLACLMSGAAAAGIAYGFGYRYADAQGTARLERLERRYAEQAKQAKQAAEDNLLRYSQQVVRANETEALLMATLDRFTTEAKQIEERIPHVTTVYRPAPAAEPVAIPHCVFTAGWLRDYNLALGVPAPGTGTAATHAAQAAWPAPGADTELLESGVTPADILAHAKDYGRWASALHAQLNALLDLQKKD; the protein is encoded by the coding sequence ATGCTTGAGCGCCTGAGTACACCACTACCGTCCGGTTTCACCTTGGCGCTGCTGGCCTGCCTTATGAGCGGCGCAGCTGCTGCTGGCATCGCCTATGGCTTCGGCTACCGCTATGCCGATGCGCAAGGCACCGCACGTTTAGAGCGCCTGGAGCGCCGTTATGCCGAGCAGGCCAAGCAGGCCAAGCAGGCCGCCGAGGACAACCTGCTGCGTTACAGCCAGCAGGTTGTCCGCGCCAATGAAACCGAGGCGCTGCTGATGGCAACGCTGGATCGCTTCACCACCGAAGCCAAACAGATCGAGGAGCGCATCCCGCATGTCACCACCGTCTACCGGCCGGCACCTGCTGCCGAGCCTGTTGCTATCCCTCATTGCGTGTTCACTGCTGGCTGGTTGCGCGACTACAACCTCGCCCTCGGTGTGCCCGCCCCAGGAACAGGCACCGCTGCCACCCACGCTGCGCAAGCGGCCTGGCCAGCCCCCGGCGCTGACACCGAACTATTGGAAAGCGGCGTCACCCCGGCCGACATCCTGGCTCACGCCAAGGACTATGGAAGATGGGCCAGCGCTCTACACGCCCAGCTCAATGCTCTGCTCGATCTCCAGAAAAAGGACTGA
- a CDS encoding TraR/DksA C4-type zinc finger protein, translating into MDVADLAQDNDFTEAALRAHQSGLQRRSGLSAYRCDECGDAIDERRRQAEPGTEHCTECKDTLERLHKRGLR; encoded by the coding sequence ATGGATGTAGCTGACCTCGCGCAAGACAACGACTTCACCGAAGCCGCACTGCGTGCTCACCAGTCCGGCCTGCAGCGCCGCTCTGGTTTATCCGCCTACCGCTGCGATGAATGTGGCGATGCCATCGACGAGCGCCGCCGCCAGGCGGAGCCCGGTACCGAGCATTGCACCGAGTGCAAAGACACATTGGAACGGCTGCATAAGCGAGGCTTGCGATGA
- a CDS encoding DUF2730 domain-containing protein — translation MNFEQLNFGFGAVQWLITVAIGVYSWFMSRQAASAQELLELRTRIVALEEQARHLPSQTAITGLLVSLEAVRSDLSGMRNTIGGVQRSVENINAYLLQEKTRA, via the coding sequence ATGAACTTTGAACAACTCAACTTCGGCTTCGGTGCCGTGCAATGGCTGATCACCGTGGCCATCGGTGTGTACTCCTGGTTTATGAGCCGTCAGGCAGCCAGCGCCCAGGAGTTGCTGGAACTGCGGACGCGCATTGTGGCCCTGGAGGAACAGGCCCGCCATCTGCCCAGCCAGACAGCAATCACCGGCCTGCTGGTCAGCCTGGAGGCTGTTCGCAGTGATCTGTCCGGGATGAGAAACACGATTGGTGGCGTGCAACGCTCCGTCGAGAACATCAACGCATACCTGCTACAGGAGAAGACGCGAGCATGA
- a CDS encoding phage protein Gp27 family protein, with protein MAGKSSITRLPPMVKAYIQKLLREDRMTLDDMLADIQSRFPNEKAPSRSALGRFKQGFEELTEKVRNQREMAEAFVGAFGEDASDKTGVLLVEAISTLTYQAAMGAHEKDEVTIAEVSALARAAKATMEARTMSVKERQTIEKAARERLLQEQAAELDKTVQAGGMDEATAEFWKKKFLGVA; from the coding sequence ATGGCTGGCAAGTCATCCATCACCCGCCTTCCGCCGATGGTCAAGGCGTACATCCAGAAGCTGCTGCGCGAAGACCGCATGACGCTGGATGACATGCTGGCCGATATCCAGTCGCGCTTCCCCAATGAAAAGGCCCCCAGCCGCAGTGCCTTGGGGCGGTTCAAGCAGGGCTTTGAAGAACTGACGGAGAAAGTTAGAAACCAGCGGGAGATGGCTGAAGCCTTCGTCGGTGCCTTTGGCGAGGACGCCTCCGACAAAACCGGCGTGCTCCTGGTCGAAGCCATCTCAACGCTGACCTACCAGGCGGCCATGGGTGCGCATGAAAAGGACGAAGTAACCATCGCTGAGGTATCAGCCCTGGCTCGCGCCGCCAAGGCCACCATGGAAGCCCGCACGATGAGCGTGAAGGAGCGCCAGACTATCGAGAAAGCAGCCCGCGAGCGGTTGCTCCAGGAGCAGGCGGCCGAGCTGGATAAGACCGTCCAGGCCGGGGGCATGGATGAGGCGACAGCCGAGTTCTGGAAGAAGAAATTCCTGGGGGTTGCATGA
- a CDS encoding phage portal protein family protein — protein sequence MSSKGLWVSPTEFVRFGEPQREKGLTEHIATRSRSFDAQALGMYLPNPDPILKAQGKDITVYRDLRSQALVGGNIRRRKSSVLALERDLKRGDAPVRVERFIRDWLTDLDLDRIIREMLNAPLFGFQPIELMWRPLGLHVVPEDLLGKPAEWFLYDQENRLRFRARDAGIAGEMCSPERFVVARQDATYDNPYGFPDLSMCFWPVVFMKGGLKFWVQFTEKYGSPWVIGKHPRGATSTETDLLLDGLEALVQDAVAAIPNDSSVDIIEAAGKAGSAEVYRELLVYCRSEINVGLLGQNQTTEANSNRASATAGLEVTKDIRDGDKGIVTATINAAIRLVVDLNFGENVAAPVYELWEQEEIDKTLAERDKDLTTAGVKFTPAYWKRTYNLEDGDIVEAAQPELPASPAFAESSVVRPVLDQVALDQAIAGITAEQLQEQAEQALLPVIEALQQGRDDTEVLGLLAEISPGLDATALQENLARLMFIADTWGRLSAAADRED from the coding sequence ATGAGCAGCAAAGGTTTGTGGGTCAGCCCCACTGAGTTCGTTCGCTTCGGTGAGCCCCAGCGTGAAAAGGGTCTCACCGAACATATCGCCACCCGCAGCCGCAGCTTCGATGCTCAGGCGCTGGGCATGTACCTGCCAAACCCTGACCCGATACTCAAGGCTCAGGGCAAAGACATCACCGTCTACCGCGATCTGCGCAGTCAGGCGCTAGTCGGCGGCAACATTCGCCGGCGTAAGTCGTCGGTGTTGGCTCTTGAGCGAGACCTCAAACGCGGTGATGCACCCGTGCGGGTCGAGCGTTTCATCCGCGACTGGCTGACCGACCTGGATCTCGACCGCATCATCCGCGAGATGCTCAATGCTCCGCTGTTCGGCTTTCAGCCTATCGAGCTGATGTGGCGTCCGCTTGGCCTGCACGTTGTGCCGGAGGATCTGCTGGGCAAACCCGCCGAGTGGTTCCTTTACGACCAGGAGAACCGCCTGCGCTTTCGTGCCCGTGATGCGGGCATAGCGGGTGAAATGTGCAGTCCGGAGCGTTTTGTGGTGGCGCGCCAGGACGCCACCTATGACAACCCCTATGGCTTTCCCGACCTGTCCATGTGTTTCTGGCCAGTGGTGTTCATGAAGGGTGGCCTGAAGTTCTGGGTGCAGTTCACCGAGAAGTACGGTTCGCCCTGGGTCATTGGCAAACACCCGCGCGGAGCCACCTCTACCGAGACCGACCTGTTGCTGGATGGGCTGGAAGCCTTGGTGCAGGACGCAGTAGCCGCAATCCCCAACGACTCCAGCGTCGACATCATTGAAGCTGCAGGCAAGGCTGGCAGCGCGGAGGTCTATCGCGAGCTGCTGGTGTACTGCCGCAGCGAGATCAACGTCGGCTTGCTGGGCCAGAACCAAACCACCGAGGCCAACAGCAACCGGGCCAGCGCCACGGCCGGACTGGAAGTCACCAAGGATATCCGCGACGGCGATAAGGGCATTGTTACTGCCACCATCAACGCCGCTATTCGCCTAGTGGTCGACCTCAACTTCGGCGAGAACGTGGCCGCTCCGGTGTATGAGCTGTGGGAGCAGGAGGAGATCGACAAGACGCTCGCCGAGCGCGACAAGGATCTGACTACTGCAGGCGTCAAGTTCACCCCGGCTTACTGGAAACGTACATACAACCTGGAGGACGGCGATATCGTTGAGGCGGCTCAGCCCGAACTGCCTGCATCACCCGCGTTTGCCGAGTCATCCGTAGTGCGCCCGGTACTTGATCAGGTTGCCCTCGACCAGGCCATCGCTGGCATCACCGCCGAGCAGCTGCAGGAGCAAGCCGAACAGGCCTTGTTGCCCGTGATCGAAGCCCTGCAACAAGGCCGCGATGACACTGAAGTACTCGGCCTGCTGGCCGAGATCAGCCCAGGCCTGGATGCAACAGCCTTGCAGGAAAACCTGGCGCGATTGATGTTCATAGCGGACACCTGGGGCCGTCTGAGTGCAGCAGCGGATCGGGAAGACTGA
- a CDS encoding phage minor head protein — MTTAKQVNPADLKAIFGMEPKAAVEYLTGKGYAITWNWQEMLDQAHDRSFTVAKAMRLDLLSDIRAALETALQDGQTLKQFITNLQPVLEAQGWWGKQVIVDSQGSAELVQLGSPRRLKTIYQTNLQSSYMAGRKAAMEETADTHPYWRYIAILDGKTRPSHRAMNGEVYRHDDPIWLAIYPPNGFNCRCRVVALSAAAVKRRGLRIVNSDGTLSREVVEIGMDKRTGEIRTAEVAVVRTTNSDGKPLVFRVDPGFNHAPGEGLAAALKRKEQAA; from the coding sequence ATGACCACGGCAAAGCAGGTCAACCCGGCCGACCTCAAGGCCATCTTCGGCATGGAGCCCAAGGCTGCCGTTGAGTACCTCACGGGCAAGGGCTACGCCATCACCTGGAACTGGCAAGAGATGCTCGACCAGGCACACGACCGCAGCTTCACCGTAGCCAAGGCCATGCGCCTCGATCTGCTGTCCGATATCCGCGCCGCCCTGGAAACGGCATTGCAGGATGGGCAAACCCTCAAGCAGTTCATCACTAACCTGCAGCCAGTGCTGGAAGCCCAGGGCTGGTGGGGCAAACAGGTGATCGTCGACAGCCAGGGTAGTGCCGAGCTGGTTCAGTTGGGCAGCCCGCGTCGGCTCAAGACCATCTACCAGACCAACCTGCAGAGCAGCTACATGGCCGGGCGCAAGGCAGCCATGGAGGAAACCGCCGACACCCATCCCTATTGGCGCTATATCGCGATCCTGGATGGCAAGACGCGCCCCAGCCACCGGGCAATGAATGGTGAGGTGTACCGCCATGACGACCCAATCTGGCTGGCGATCTATCCGCCCAACGGCTTCAACTGCCGCTGCCGTGTGGTTGCCTTGAGCGCCGCAGCGGTCAAGCGCCGAGGCCTGCGCATCGTCAACAGCGATGGCACCCTGAGCCGTGAGGTGGTCGAGATCGGTATGGACAAACGTACTGGCGAGATCCGTACAGCCGAAGTTGCGGTGGTACGCACCACCAACTCCGATGGTAAACCGCTGGTCTTCCGGGTCGATCCTGGCTTTAACCATGCACCTGGTGAAGGTCTTGCAGCTGCACTCAAACGCAAGGAGCAAGCCGCATGA
- a CDS encoding phage virion morphogenesis protein, whose amino-acid sequence MISIELEHSRLQETLRRVEWAVGDLAPLMRGIAAELASVTEENFENEGQGSNDWPDLSEVTTSRREKTGNWPGQMLQVSAAGLAASVTTQATDSSALVGSNKPYAAMMHFGGDKSDFPHLWGDIPSRPYLPMDTEGKLQPEAEEAILDLAITHIEKAARL is encoded by the coding sequence ATGATCAGCATCGAGCTGGAACACAGTCGCCTGCAGGAAACCCTGCGCCGTGTCGAATGGGCAGTCGGCGACCTGGCACCGTTGATGCGTGGCATCGCCGCCGAGTTGGCATCGGTCACCGAGGAGAACTTCGAGAACGAAGGCCAGGGCAGCAACGATTGGCCAGATCTGTCCGAGGTGACTACCAGCCGTCGCGAGAAGACCGGCAACTGGCCTGGGCAAATGCTCCAGGTCAGTGCCGCTGGCTTGGCCGCATCGGTTACCACTCAGGCAACTGATAGCAGTGCTCTGGTCGGAAGCAACAAACCCTATGCCGCGATGATGCACTTCGGCGGCGACAAATCTGACTTCCCCCACCTGTGGGGTGATATCCCGTCGCGCCCGTACCTGCCGATGGATACCGAGGGCAAGCTGCAGCCCGAAGCCGAGGAAGCCATCCTCGATCTAGCCATCACACACATCGAAAAAGCCGCCCGCCTGTAA